From Oncorhynchus tshawytscha isolate Ot180627B linkage group LG11, Otsh_v2.0, whole genome shotgun sequence, the proteins below share one genomic window:
- the LOC112262382 gene encoding neuronal membrane glycoprotein M6-a isoform X2, with product MGCFECCVKCLGVLPYASLFATILLYAGVALFCGCGHEALSGTVTILQNYFEVVRAPVETLDVLTMIDILKYVIYGIAAAFFVYGILLMVEGFFTTGAIRDLYGDFKITACGRCVSAWFIMLTYIFFLAWLGVTAFTSLPVFMYFNIWTICQNTTVVEGANLCLDLRQFGMVTIGEERKVCTGSEKFFKMCESNELDMTFHLFVCALAGAGAAVIAMVHYLMVLSANWAYVKDACRMQKYEDIKSKEEQELHDIHSTRSKERLNAYT from the exons gatGCTTTGAGTGCTGCGTCAAATGCCTGGGCGTCCTCCCGTATGCCTCTCTCTTCGCCACCATCCTTCTGTACGCTGGGGTGGCGCTGTTCTGCGGCTGTGGGCACGAGGCCCTCTCTGGCACCGTCACCATCCTGCAGAACTACTTCGAGGTGGTCCGAGCTCCCGTGGAAACCCTGGACGTCTTAACcat GATTGACATCTTGAAGTATGTCATCTACGGCATAGCGGCGGCATTCTTCGTCTACGGCATCCTGCTGATGGTGGAGGGCTTCTTCACCACCGGCGCCATCAGGGACCTGTACGGAGACTTCAAGATCACCGCCTGCGGACGGTGCGTCTCCGCCTGG TTCATTATGTTGACCTATATCTTCTTCCTGGCCTGGTTGGGTGTGACAGCCTTCACCTCGCTGCCCGTCTTCATGTACTTCAACATCTGGACCATCTGTCAGAACACCACTGTGGTGGAGGGGGCCAACCTCTGCCTGGACCTGCGCCAGTTTG GCATGGTAACTAtcggggaggagaggaaggtgtgCACGGGCTCTGAGAAGTTCTTTAAGATGTGCGAGTCTAACgag CTGGACATGACATTCCACTTGTTCGTCTGTGCCCTGGCCGGGGCTGGGGCTGCAGTCATCGCCATG GTCCACTACCTAATGGTACTGTCTGCTAACTGGGCCTACGTGAAGGACGCGTGTCGGATGCAGAAGTACGAGGACATCAAGtccaaggaggagcaggagctcCACGACATCCACTCCACTCGCTCTAAAGAGCGTCTCAATGCCTACACCTAA
- the LOC112262382 gene encoding neuronal membrane glycoprotein M6-a isoform X1, producing MEENMEEGQNSKGCFECCVKCLGVLPYASLFATILLYAGVALFCGCGHEALSGTVTILQNYFEVVRAPVETLDVLTMIDILKYVIYGIAAAFFVYGILLMVEGFFTTGAIRDLYGDFKITACGRCVSAWFIMLTYIFFLAWLGVTAFTSLPVFMYFNIWTICQNTTVVEGANLCLDLRQFGMVTIGEERKVCTGSEKFFKMCESNELDMTFHLFVCALAGAGAAVIAMVHYLMVLSANWAYVKDACRMQKYEDIKSKEEQELHDIHSTRSKERLNAYT from the exons gatGCTTTGAGTGCTGCGTCAAATGCCTGGGCGTCCTCCCGTATGCCTCTCTCTTCGCCACCATCCTTCTGTACGCTGGGGTGGCGCTGTTCTGCGGCTGTGGGCACGAGGCCCTCTCTGGCACCGTCACCATCCTGCAGAACTACTTCGAGGTGGTCCGAGCTCCCGTGGAAACCCTGGACGTCTTAACcat GATTGACATCTTGAAGTATGTCATCTACGGCATAGCGGCGGCATTCTTCGTCTACGGCATCCTGCTGATGGTGGAGGGCTTCTTCACCACCGGCGCCATCAGGGACCTGTACGGAGACTTCAAGATCACCGCCTGCGGACGGTGCGTCTCCGCCTGG TTCATTATGTTGACCTATATCTTCTTCCTGGCCTGGTTGGGTGTGACAGCCTTCACCTCGCTGCCCGTCTTCATGTACTTCAACATCTGGACCATCTGTCAGAACACCACTGTGGTGGAGGGGGCCAACCTCTGCCTGGACCTGCGCCAGTTTG GCATGGTAACTAtcggggaggagaggaaggtgtgCACGGGCTCTGAGAAGTTCTTTAAGATGTGCGAGTCTAACgag CTGGACATGACATTCCACTTGTTCGTCTGTGCCCTGGCCGGGGCTGGGGCTGCAGTCATCGCCATG GTCCACTACCTAATGGTACTGTCTGCTAACTGGGCCTACGTGAAGGACGCGTGTCGGATGCAGAAGTACGAGGACATCAAGtccaaggaggagcaggagctcCACGACATCCACTCCACTCGCTCTAAAGAGCGTCTCAATGCCTACACCTAA
- the LOC112262382 gene encoding neuronal membrane glycoprotein M6-a isoform X3, which yields MEENMEEGQNSKGCFECCVKCLGVLPYASLFATILLYAGVALFCGCGHEALSGTVTILQNYFEVVRAPVETLDVLTMIDILKYVIYGIAAAFFVYGILLMVEGFFTTGAIRDLYGDFKITACGRCVSAWFIMLTYIFFLAWLGVTAFTSLPVFMYFNIWTICQNTTVVEGANLCLDLRQFGMVTIGEERKVCTGSEKFFKMCESNELDMTFHLFVCALAGAGAAVIAMASAATVLIRNKVLLTSQSLGKYCTRF from the exons gatGCTTTGAGTGCTGCGTCAAATGCCTGGGCGTCCTCCCGTATGCCTCTCTCTTCGCCACCATCCTTCTGTACGCTGGGGTGGCGCTGTTCTGCGGCTGTGGGCACGAGGCCCTCTCTGGCACCGTCACCATCCTGCAGAACTACTTCGAGGTGGTCCGAGCTCCCGTGGAAACCCTGGACGTCTTAACcat GATTGACATCTTGAAGTATGTCATCTACGGCATAGCGGCGGCATTCTTCGTCTACGGCATCCTGCTGATGGTGGAGGGCTTCTTCACCACCGGCGCCATCAGGGACCTGTACGGAGACTTCAAGATCACCGCCTGCGGACGGTGCGTCTCCGCCTGG TTCATTATGTTGACCTATATCTTCTTCCTGGCCTGGTTGGGTGTGACAGCCTTCACCTCGCTGCCCGTCTTCATGTACTTCAACATCTGGACCATCTGTCAGAACACCACTGTGGTGGAGGGGGCCAACCTCTGCCTGGACCTGCGCCAGTTTG GCATGGTAACTAtcggggaggagaggaaggtgtgCACGGGCTCTGAGAAGTTCTTTAAGATGTGCGAGTCTAACgag CTGGACATGACATTCCACTTGTTCGTCTGTGCCCTGGCCGGGGCTGGGGCTGCAGTCATCGCCATG GCGTCAGCTGCCACGGTCCTCATCCGTAACAAAGTCCTCCTGACGTCTCAGAGTCTGGGCAAATACTGCACCCGCTTCTGA